The proteins below come from a single Panulirus ornatus isolate Po-2019 chromosome 72, ASM3632096v1, whole genome shotgun sequence genomic window:
- the LOC139748037 gene encoding putative neural-cadherin 2, with protein sequence MDPAKILQIITNSTWMVTQLVGGDPVEFEKPEYLVEVPENTVRDHLLRLNARVQTPDVPLVFRIKEGDEDGCFFLHPTTGRLSLYKPLDYEERQEYDLVLEARAGEARNEARVVVRVVDQNDHAPVFPRSLHETQITEEDDRHLPKTILTQVTATDGDTGVYGRLRYSLTGDGVYANSSSSYFAVDSVTGAIRLLRPLDRDPPNGRPQWRLRVGATDGELAAHTDVRVNLKDVNDNAPFFPETIVTAFVSEDTPKGTLVAQMMAIDHDDPLEGQNARMTYSLEKNVIDESSGKAIFDIDTYLGLITTTICCLDREKAQQYTIQVVATDGGGLKGTGTVVVEVEDVNDVPPRFLRPEWTLDVPESRAPGHVLATLTVVDPDVSNDFSFRVVPGSGRGWQLFRVSVRLQGNPGGDLRAVIPLDFENPSHRRGFRFRVQVTDTGEDGWEDKYHVDGAWVNLRLLDTNDNPPTFIGVNHAHLTLPEDTPLGTHLTTFTACDLDGGGEGSVRYSIAGAGDPEGRRRQQFEVEGGSGAVRLVGGLDREAAAAHTVLVWAVDDGLPPRTATATLTVNVTDVNDNPPFLAWPREARVVEEGQAREEVARVRLGDPDDWRRGHGPPFTLALDPRAPPHVANSITVIHDKRGDGGRGVGVVWTRTALDREEHHALLVPLVVADAGRPPLSTTVTLTLHVDDINDNPMEPASKVVTVHTFQELGTAVGQVPLGRVYVKDPDDWDTDSKTFAWRSQQPSFFLNHSTGDLTMAPSTPDGRYELGFKVNDASQGQYGVGANVTVEVKSISPYEVTYATPIVLEADPYNLVKKEEGVSTLTHLESVVHGWVAGRATGVRTVSLQQVEGQTMSTSTHTPMPPLSRVWLVSPGVANLDHILLHRKDELRKALGVVIREVGVVRCEETIQEAVHGWGRCVGGCWVRVSESLALVDAKTSALVGPTIRLGNRCGCAGSTAFPDHTTCTPHTCLNGGRCVPAPTGTRCICPYGTWGSRCKVVARQFEGGVGGQVGVAGEGGGGTAASPVGGWAWVPPIPPCDEAQVSLEVLTRSGTATLLYSGPELQGLESAVRDLLLLELRQGRPYLLLDLGAGPVTLALNASYSLADDMWHRIDLIWRDELVEMIVDLCAGGSLEGPPTATADHDHTTLPDAHTCRGAARLPRPARVLNTGGPLQVGGMGAWNHADNVVVPRPPSLSGCIRNLRVNGQLVDLGQNVLSQGSSPGCSATDCLASRLNCGVHGRCQGSPSGLRCECQPGWGGGQCATPTTPTNFLLNSYVKLALSFTPLAYTTSLTLRLRTRKGRGQLVLISSQHGQDSWSLQLVEGHLCAILGLHPRPPDSICLPSAKLTDGRWHSVSAARYGSATFLAVDDGDGDLYNASMALEGRQLMKVDLEGEIYVGGSPEYVGAAMLDLHSDYYDGCIDDLRISGRSVPLPPTVNSTVWGQASVFQGVESGCGAPPACANVSCRTPLTCLDTWKSYRCGCGEGRVASSTGSTCEDQDECVWRPCLNGGTCFNSQPGYVCVCPVGFSGQHCHLPDVGETSLKLSLTALVAIVVWCTFLFLLLCAFLLHQHHRRSTLRRGGGAPGKHSNAPCKEPVSSTGAGGRTPNLLELQLLKPPGANGTQPPWTKNPNIADVDVLQIDAASETSSMEEQKRCGAPAPPTEGLELDHGGGKGEGGGGGGRQKTGKENRGSRGGSGNTPAGDDLRNYAYEGEGSSPGSLSSCLESCSGSAKFLDGFREVAHMLES encoded by the exons ATGTGCCACTCGTGTTCCGTATCAAGGAAGGGGACGAAGATGGCTGCTTCTTTCTACACCCAACAACCGGTCGTCTCTCGCTCTATAAACCACTGGACTACGAGGAGAGACAAGAG TACGACTTAGTATTGGAAGCTCGGGCTGGGGAGGCAAGGAACGAGGCGAGAGTCGTCGTGAGAGTCGTCGACCAGAACGACCACGCTCCGGTCTTCCCAAGGTCATTGCACGAGACACAGATCACAGAGGAGGACGACCGCCATTTGCCCAAGACTATACTAACG CAGGTGACGGCAACGGACGGGGACACAGGAGTGTACGGAAGGCTCCGCTATAGCCTGACAGGAGACGGGGTTTACGCCAACAGTTCCAGTTCCTACTTCGCTGTCGATTCAGTGACAGGAGCCATACGCCTTTTGAGG CCTCTGGATAGGGATCCGCCCAATGGGCGGCCACAGTGGCGGCTGCGGGTGGGGGCCACGGACGGGGAGCTGGCCGCCCATACGGACGTCAGAGTCAACCTCAAGGACGTCAACGACAACGCGCCCTTCTTCCCCGAAACCATCGTCACCGCTTTCGTCTCAGAGGACACGCCGAAAG gtACACTAGTGGCCCAGATGATGGCTATAGACCATGATGACCCACTCGAGGGCCAAAATGCCCGCATGACCTACTCGCTGGAGAAGAACGTCATCGATGAATCATCTGGAAAGGCCATCTTCGACATCGACACTTATCTGGGtctcatcaccacaactatcTGCTGTCTCGACAGGGAGAAGGCTCAACAATACACCATCCAGGTGGTGGCCACTGATGGTGGTGGACTCAAGG GGACAGGAacggtggttgtggaggtggaggacgtGAATGATGTGCCCCCGAGGTTCTTGAGGCCGGAGTGGACGTTGGACGTGCCAGAGAGTCGAGCTCCAGGCCACGTCTTGGCCACACTCACCGTCGTCGACCCCGACGTATCCAACGACTTCTCCTTCAGG GTCGTGCCGGGTAGTGGTCGTGGTTGGCAGCTATTCCGCGTAAGTGTGCGACTTCAAGGGAACCCAGGAGGGGACCTGAGGGCTGTGATTCCTCTAGACTTCGAGAACCCCTCCCACAGGAGGGGTTTCCGCTTCAGGGTACAAGTCACTGACACG GGTGAAGACGGCTGGGAGGATAAATACCACGTAGATGGCGCCTGGGTCAACTTACGACTATTGGACACAAACGACAACCCGCCCACCTTCATCGGCGTAAACCACGCCCACCTCACCCTTCCAGAGGACACACCCCTGggcacccacctcaccaccttcACCGCCTGCGACCTAGACGGC GGCGGGGAGGGCAGTGTGCGGTACAGCATTGCTGGGGCTGGCGACCCCGAGGGGCGGCGTAGGCAACAGTTCGAGGTGGAGGGCGGGTCAGGGGCGGTGAGGCTAGTTGGCGGCCTGGACCGAGAGGCGGCGGCCGCCCACACTGTGCTGGTGTGGGCGGTGGACGATGGTCTGCCGCCCAGGACAGCCACTGCCACCCTCACG gTGAACGTGACAGACGTGAACGACAACCCGCCGTTCCTGGCGTGGCCGCGGGAGGCgcgggtggtggaggaagggcagGCTCGGGAGGAGGTGGCGCGGGTAAGGCTGGGGGACCCTGATGACTGGCGCAGGGGGCACGGACCCCCCTTTACCCTGGCCCTGGACCCCAGGGCTCCCCCTCACGTGGCCAACAGCATCACCGTCATACATGACAAGA GAGGGGACGGTGGGCGTGGCGTGGGCGTGGTCTGGACAAGGACCGCCCTGGACCGGGAGGAGCACCACGCCCTTCTGGTGCCTCTTGTTGTCGCCGACGCTGGACGACCGCCTCTCTCCACGACAGTAACCCTCACCCTCCATGTGGACGACATCAACGACAACCCCATGGAACCCGCCTCCAAGGTCGTCACTGTCCATACCTTCCAG GAGCTGGGAACAGCGGTGGGACAAGTGCCCCTGGGGAGGGTGTACGTCAAGGATCCGGACGATTGGGACACTGACTCCAAGACCTTTGCCTGGAGGAGCCAGCAGCCCTCCTTCTTCCTGAaccactccactggtgacctgaCGATGGCTCCCTCTACTCCTGACGGCCG GTATGAGCTGGGTTTCAAGGTTAACGACGCCAGCCAGGGTCAATATGGGGTCGGAGCCAACGTCACAGTTGAGGTTAAGTCCATCAGCCCCTATGAGGTCACATACGCCACCCCCATCGTGCTGGAGGCTGATCCCTACaatttggtgaagaaagag GAAGGCGTATCGACACTGACTCACCTTGAGTCGGTTGTTCATGGGTGGGTGGCGGGGCGCGCTACAGGCGTGCGGACGGTATCTCTGCAGCAGGTGGAAGGGCAGACAATGTCAACATCCACGCACACCCCTATGCCTCCGTTATCTCGTGTGTGGCTAGTATCTCCCGGTGTCGCCAACCTGGACCACATCCTCCTGCATAGGAAAGATGAG TTGAGGAAGGCCCTGGGTGTCGTCATACGAGAAGTGGGCGTAGTCAGGTGTGAAGAGACAATCCAGGAGGCAGTCCACGGGTGGGGTCGGTGTGTGGGCGGGTGTTGGGTAAGGGTGAGTGAAAGTTTGGCCCTAGTGGATGCCAAGACGTCAGCCTTGGTCGGCCCCACAATCAGGCTGGGCAACCGCTGTGGTTGTGCTGGCAGCACTGCCTTCCCAGACCACACCACATGTACCCCACACACCTGTCTCAACGGTGGCAGGTGTGTGCCGGCACCCACCGGCACCAG GTGCATCTGTCCTTACGGAACTTGGGGGTCTCGCTGTAAGGTCGTCGCCAGGCAGTTCGAGGGTGGCGTGGGCGGGCAGGTGGGCGtggctggtgagggtggaggtgggacAGCGGCCTCTCCAGTGGGCGGGTGGGCTTGGGTGCCGCCCATCCCGCCTTGTGACGAGGCTCAGGTCAGCCTGGAGGTGCTGACCCGGTCGGGGACAGCGACCCTGCTCTACTCAGGACCGGAGCTTCAGGGTCTGGAGTCCGCTGTCAGagatctgctgctgctggagctaCGTCAAGGACGGCCTTACCTCCTGCTGGACCTTGGGGCCGGCCCTGTCACCCTGGCCCTGAACGCCTCTTACTCCCTGGCCGACGACATGTGGCACAGAATCGACCTCATCTGGAGGGACGAG CTGGTGGAGATGATCGTGGACTTGTGTGCGGGCGGCAGCCTCGAAGGGCCGCCCACAGCCACCGctgaccacgaccacaccacactcccagacgCCCACACATGTCGGGGAGCAGCCAGACTTCCGCGGCCCGCCCGAGTCCTTAACACGGGCGGACCTCTTCAGGTGGGCGGGATGGGTGCCTGGAACCACGCCGACAACGTGGTTGTGCCACGCCCACCAAGCCTAAGTGGGTGTATCAGAAATCTGAGAGTCAACGGACAG TTAGTAGACCTTGGCCAAAACGTCCTTAGTCAGGGCAGTTCGCCAGGATGTTCTGCGACAGACTGCCTCGCTAGCCGCCTAAACTGCGGTGTTCACGGCAG GTGCCAGGGGTCACCAAGCGGGCTACGGTGTGAGTGCCAGCCTGGGTGGGGGGGTGGCCAGTgtgccacacccacaacacccacaaacTTCCTCCTCAACAGTTACGTCAAGTTGGCTCTCTCCTTCACTCCCCTGGcttacaccacctccctcaccctcag GCTGCGCACCAGGAAGGGGCGAGGGCAGCTGGTTCTGATATCGTCCCAACATGGACAGGACAGCTGGTCTCTACAGTTGGTGGAGGGCCACCTGTGTGCCATCTTGGGCCTCCACCCTCGACCCCCGGACTCCATCTGCCTCCCCAGTGCTAAACTTACTGACGGCAGGTGGCACTCCGTCTCCGCAGCGAG GTACGGCTCGGCGACTTTCCTGGCGGTGGACGACGGCGACGGCGACCTCTACAACGCCTCCATGGCACTAGAGGGACGACAGCTCATGAAAGTTGACCTCGAAGGTGAAATATACGTGGGAGGCTCTCCGGAGTACGTCGGAGCAGCCATGCTGGACCTCCACAGTGATTACTATGATG GATGTATAGATGACCTTCGGATCTCTGGACGGAGTGTACCGTTGCCCCCGACCGTCAACAGCACGGTCTGGGGCCAGGCCAGCGTGTTCCAGGGCGTGGAGTCTGGATGCGGTGCCCCCCCAGCCTGTGCCAACGTCTCCTGCAGAACGCCCCTGACTTGCCTCGACACTTGGAAATCCTACCGTTGCGG ATGCGGTGAGGGTCGAGTGGCGAGCAGCACCGGGTCGACCTGTGAGGACCAGGACGAGTGTGTGTGGCGACCCTGTCTCAATGGAGGCACTTGCTTCAACTCCCAACCAG gttacgtgtgtgtgtgtccagttggGTTCAGTGGACAGCATTGTCATCTGCCGGACGTAGGGGAGACTTCGCTAAAACTCTCCCTGACTGCTCTGGTGGCGATAGTGGTGTGGTGCACTTTTCTCTTCT TACTGCTGTGCGCTTTCCTGCTGCATCAGCACCACCGTCGCTCCACTTTACGCCGTGGGGGCGGCGCCCCAGGGAAGCACAGTAACGCCCCCTGTAAGGAACCTGTGTCGTCAACGGGGGCCGGTGGCCGAACGCCTAACCTATTGGAGTTGCAGCTCTTGAAACCTCCTGGAGCAAACGGAACTCAACCACCATGGACGAAGAACCCCAACATCGCAG ACGTGGACGTTCTTCAGATCGACGCCGCCTCGGAGACAAGCAGCATGGAGGAACAGAAGCGGTGCGGCGCACCGGCTCCCCCAACCGAGGGCCTGGAACTCGATCatggaggaggcaaaggtgaaggaggaggaggagggggaaggcagAAGACAGGGAAGGAGAACAGAGGTAGCAGGGGTGGTTCGGGCAACACTCCTGCCGGGGACGACCTAAGAAACTATGCCTACGAAGGTGAAGGTTCCTCCCCTGGATCACTCTCCTCTT GTCTGGAGAGCTGCAGCGGCAGCGCTAAGTTCTTGGACGGCTTCCGAGAGGTGGCGCACATGCTAGAGTCCTGA